DNA from Ralstonia insidiosa:
GATCGAGGTCAACATCCACCCCGCCAGCAACTGGGATGATTTGGTCGACCACACCGAATACCTCTACGAATCGGCCCACCAGTCGTACCTGAGCACCGAGAAGTTCATGCTCGACGGCCGCCACACCGGCACCGGCGGCGGCAACCACTTCGTGCTGGGCGGGGCCACGCCGGCGGATAGCCCGTTCCTGCGCCGGCCCGATCTGCTGGCGAGCCTGATTGCGTACTGGCACAACCATCCGTCGCTGTCGTATCTGTTCTCGGGGCTGTTCATCGGGCCGACCAGCCAGGCGCCGCGCGTGGACGAGGCGCGCAATGATCAGGTGTACGAACTGGAGATCGCGTTTGCGGAGCTGCAGCGTCAGCTTGATCGCCTGGGGGGGGTGGATGGGGCCAGCATTCAGCCCTGGCTGATCGACCGCATCCTGCGCAACATCCTGATCGACGTGACCGGCAACACGCACCGCGCCGAGTTCTGTATCGACAAACTCTATTCGCCCGACGGCCCCACGGGGCGCCTGGGCCTGCTGGAGCTGCGCGGTTTCGAGATGCCGCCGCACGCGCGCATGAGCCTCGTGCAGCAACTGCTGCTGCGCGCGCTGGTCGCCCGCTTCTGGAAGACGCCGTACACCACGCGCCTCACGCGCTGGGGCACGGAGCTGCACGACCGCTTCCTGCTCGGCACCTTCGTACAGATGGATTTCGACGACGTGCTCGCCGACCTGCGCGAAGCAGGCTACGCCTTTGAGCGCCACTGGTTTGCACCGCATTTTTCGTTCCGCTTCCCGCTGGTGGGCGAGCTGCATACGGGCGGGATCTCGCTCACGCTCAGTGCGGCGCTCGAACCCTGGCACGTGATGGGCGAGGAGGGTGCGCAGGGCGGCACGGTGCGCTATGTCGATTCCTCGGTCGAGCGGTTGGAGGTGCGCGTGCTGGGGCTGAACGAGAACCGCCACGTGGTGACGGTCAACGGCATTCCCTTGCCATTGCAACCAACCGGCCGCGTAAGCGAGCAGGTGGCGGGGGTGCGGTTCCGGGCGTGGTCGCAGCCATCGGCCTTGCACCCGACCATTGGCGAGCATGCGCCGCTGACGTTCGACTTGGCCGATACCTGGACCGGCCGTTCGCTGGGTGGTTGCCAGTATCATGTGGCGCATCCGGGTGGACGCAACTACCAGACGTTTCCAGTCAACGCTTATGAGGCGGAAAGCCGCCGCCGCGCGCGCTTCTTCACCACCGGGCACACGCCCGGCCCGATGGAGGTGAGGGCGCCCGAGCGCAGTCTGGAGTTTCCGTTTACGCTGGATTTACGCCGCTACTAATCTCTTCCAGCCAAGCCGATCTTGTCTTACCAGTCGACCCTGCCGCTTGATCCACTACAGCCCGCTGCCGCCCACGCGGATGTGCTGGCCCTCCTTCGCATGTTGCCGGTGCGGGAGGGCCACTGGGATGAGCTGCACGACGCGACGGGCGCGTTGCGTGCGCCTTGGCGGCAGTTTTTCGAGCATGTGCGCGAGGGCGGCTTGGTCGGGCTGGAGCAGGCCCGCGCTTCCGTCGCGCAGCAGGTGCGCGACAACGACATCAGCTACAACGTCTACGCCGACAAGGGCGAGCCCCGCCCGTGGGCGCTCGACGTGCTGCCGTTTCTGATTGATCACGCAGACTGGGCGGTGATCGAGCAGGGCGTTACCCAGCGTGCACGGTTGCTCAACGCCATCGTGGCGGATACCTACGGCCCACAATCGTTGCTTGCGCAGGGGCTGGTGCCGCCTGCGCTGGTGTTCGGCCATCCGGGCTACCTGCGTGCCGTACGCGGTTATACGCCGCCGGGCGGGCACTACCTGCAGATCGTGGCGGTGGATCTGGCCCGCGCACCCGACGGCACCTGGACTGTTGTCGGCCACCGCACGGAGGCGCCCTCCGGCCTGGGGTATGCACTGGAGAACCGGCTGATCGTCTCCAGCCTGTTTGCCGATGCGTTTCGCGAGTTGCACGCCACGCGTCTCGCGCCAACGTATTCGCAGTTGATCGGCGCGTTGGCCGCTGCCGCCCACACCACGATGCGTGGGGACGAGGCGGGCGGTTCGCCGCACATCGTGCTGCTCACCCCCGGCCCCTTCAGCGAAACCTATTTTGAACACGCCTTTCTGGCGCGCTATCTGGGGGTGACGCTGGCCGAAGGTAAAGACCTGACGGTGCGTGGCGACAAGCTTTATCTGAAGACCTTCAACGGCCTGGAGCGCGTGCATGCTGTGCTGCGCCGCCTGGACGACGTGTTTTGCGACCCGGTGGAGCTGCGCGCCGATTCCACCATCGGGGTGCCGGGTCTGCTGCAGGTGATGCGTGCGGGCAATGTGATGGTGTCGAACGTGCCCGGCGCCGGGTTTGTCGAGTCACCGGCTGTGCTGGGTTTCCTGCCGCGCATCGCGCAGGCATTGCTGGGTGAGCCACTGGTGCTGCCCAGCGTGCCGACGTGGTGGTGCGGTGAGGCGCTGGCGCGCAATGAAGCGCAGGCCCGATTGACCACCGGGCTGCTGCTGCCAACGTGGCCCGGCTGGCCCAGCGAAAGCCCCGATGGCCCACCCGGCATGGCGCAGGGCCAACAGACACTGGCCGACTGGCATGCGCGCATCGATCGGGCTCCCGAGGCCTTCACGATTCAGGCGCCGCTGCCCTATTCCTGCACGCCGCGCTACGAGGCTGGCATGCTGGCCGGCCGGCCCTCGGTGCTGCGCGTTTATGCCATTGCCGATCTGGCTGGCGGCTGGCATGTCATGCCCGGCGGCTTCACACGCCTCGCGGCCAATCGGCAAGTTTCCCCATCGATGCAAATGGGCGGTAGCAGTGTCGACACCTGGGTGCTGTCGAACCAGCCGCAACCCGCTGCGCCGTTCACGCTGCTACCGTCGCCGATCCGGCCAGCCGATCTGGCGCGCAAGCATCACACGGTATCGAGCCGGGCGGCGGAGAACCTGTTCTGGTCCGGCCGCTATGGCGAGCGCGCCGAGAACGGCGTGCGACTGTGCCGCCTGATCCTCGGCTCGCTCGAAGCCAATGATGCGGACACGATGTTTGCCACGCTGACTGAGTTGGCGTCCGAGTCCGGCCTGATCTTTACCGCCGACGTGTTTGCGCGCAGCAGCCCGCAGGCATTTGAGCGGGCGTTGGTGGTTGGCTTGAGCGAGCAGTCGGGTACGACAGGCATTGGCCAATGTCTGGCTGCGCAGGCGCGAGCGTCTGGCGAGGTGCGCGGGCGCCTATCGAACGACCATTGGCGCATCATCCTTGCGGCACGCAACGATTTTCGCGATGGGCTCGCCAACCTGATGACGGATGGCCCCCATGATCGCGTGGCCCTGGTTGACTTGCTGGAGTACCTGGCCACGCAACTTTCCGCCATCAGTGGCGCGCAGGGTGACCGCATGACGCGCGACGAGGCCTGGCGCCTGCTGTTTGCCGGGCGCCACATCGAGCGCGTGTGGGCCATGACCACCTTCCTGCGCGTGCTGGCCGAGCAGGGCACGCTGGCCACCGCCGAAGGTTTTGACCTGCTGCTGCAGCTGTTTGACAGCACGCTGACGTACCGGTCAATGTATCCGGGGCGCCTGGAGGTGCCTGCACTGCTTGATCTGCTGGTGGTCGAGCCGAGTAACCCGCGCGGGCTGTACGGTGTGTATGACCGGCTGCGGACCAAGCTGGGGCAGATCGAGCGCGCCGCTGCCAGTACACGCCGCACGCGGTTTGCGGAGTTGATGCCCGAGGTCGCGACGCTGCCGTCCCTCGAAGCCTTGTGTGAGATCGATGCCGAGGGGCGCTACGCCAACCTCATCCGCCTGTGCGACACGCTGGGTGACTATGTGGCGGCGGCTTCCAATGAAATCAGCGCGCGCTACTTCAGCCACGCCAGCATTCCGACCGCACAGGTGGCCTGATGGACGCGCACGCCACAGTTCTGTCGGTTTCGCACAGCACCGTCTACCACTACGCGACGGCGGTGGAGACCGCCCAGCATTTGGCCACCATTCGCCCGCGCGCGTGTATGTGGCAGACGATCGTTGCGCATCAGGAGCACATTGATCCTTCGCCCTCGTACGTGACCAGTCGCGTGGATGGTTTCGGCAACGACGTGCTGTATTTCTCGCTCGACACGCCGCATGAAAGCCTGCGCATGACCAGCGAGACCACGGTACAGCTGCTGCCGCGCTGGCGTGGCCTGGACCCGGCCGCCACGCCGGCATGGGAGGATGTCGCGCAATGTCTGCGATATCAGGCGGGCTCCGTGTTCTACCCGGAAGCCGAATTCTGTTTTGCCTCGCCCAACATCGTGCTGAGCCCGGAGTTGCAGGCCTACGCGCGACAGAGTTTTGAGCCCGGGGTGCCAGTGGTGGCCGGTGCCATCAGCCTGATGCATCGCATTCACACCGACTTTGAATACGCACCCACGGCAACCGCTTTCGATACGCCTGCAGCGCAAGCGTTTCGCCTGCGCCGCGGTGTGTGCCAGGACTTTTCGCAGGTGATGATCGGTTGCCTGCGCGCGCTCGGGTTGCCTGCGCGCTACGTGAGCGGCTATCTGCGTACCGAGCCCCCGGCCGGACAACCGCGCCTGATTGGGGCCGATGCCTCGCACGCGTGGGTGTCGGTGTTTTGCCCGCAAAGCGGTTGGGTGGATCTGGACCCGACCAACGATGTGCTGGCCGATCTGGATCACGTGACGTTGGCGATCGGCCGCGACTACAGCGATGTGTCGTTGCTGCGCGGCATGATCCTCGGCGGTGGCGAGCATCGTGTGGAAGTCGCGGTCAGCGTGCAGGAAGTCTCGGCCGCCTGAGCGGCGGTTTGGTCATGCGGGGGGCATCATGAAAAACGAAATTTCCTGGCAAGACCTGCCTGACCCGGCCGATGTGTCGGGCGTCTTCGCTTTTGCCATGTCGTTCAACGGCTATGAAGAGCTGGGCTC
Protein-coding regions in this window:
- a CDS encoding circularly permuted type 2 ATP-grasp protein — encoded protein: MSYQSTLPLDPLQPAAAHADVLALLRMLPVREGHWDELHDATGALRAPWRQFFEHVREGGLVGLEQARASVAQQVRDNDISYNVYADKGEPRPWALDVLPFLIDHADWAVIEQGVTQRARLLNAIVADTYGPQSLLAQGLVPPALVFGHPGYLRAVRGYTPPGGHYLQIVAVDLARAPDGTWTVVGHRTEAPSGLGYALENRLIVSSLFADAFRELHATRLAPTYSQLIGALAAAAHTTMRGDEAGGSPHIVLLTPGPFSETYFEHAFLARYLGVTLAEGKDLTVRGDKLYLKTFNGLERVHAVLRRLDDVFCDPVELRADSTIGVPGLLQVMRAGNVMVSNVPGAGFVESPAVLGFLPRIAQALLGEPLVLPSVPTWWCGEALARNEAQARLTTGLLLPTWPGWPSESPDGPPGMAQGQQTLADWHARIDRAPEAFTIQAPLPYSCTPRYEAGMLAGRPSVLRVYAIADLAGGWHVMPGGFTRLAANRQVSPSMQMGGSSVDTWVLSNQPQPAAPFTLLPSPIRPADLARKHHTVSSRAAENLFWSGRYGERAENGVRLCRLILGSLEANDADTMFATLTELASESGLIFTADVFARSSPQAFERALVVGLSEQSGTTGIGQCLAAQARASGEVRGRLSNDHWRIILAARNDFRDGLANLMTDGPHDRVALVDLLEYLATQLSAISGAQGDRMTRDEAWRLLFAGRHIERVWAMTTFLRVLAEQGTLATAEGFDLLLQLFDSTLTYRSMYPGRLEVPALLDLLVVEPSNPRGLYGVYDRLRTKLGQIERAAASTRRTRFAELMPEVATLPSLEALCEIDAEGRYANLIRLCDTLGDYVAAASNEISARYFSHASIPTAQVA
- a CDS encoding transglutaminase family protein produces the protein MDAHATVLSVSHSTVYHYATAVETAQHLATIRPRACMWQTIVAHQEHIDPSPSYVTSRVDGFGNDVLYFSLDTPHESLRMTSETTVQLLPRWRGLDPAATPAWEDVAQCLRYQAGSVFYPEAEFCFASPNIVLSPELQAYARQSFEPGVPVVAGAISLMHRIHTDFEYAPTATAFDTPAAQAFRLRRGVCQDFSQVMIGCLRALGLPARYVSGYLRTEPPAGQPRLIGADASHAWVSVFCPQSGWVDLDPTNDVLADLDHVTLAIGRDYSDVSLLRGMILGGGEHRVEVAVSVQEVSAA